The Sphaeramia orbicularis chromosome 18, fSphaOr1.1, whole genome shotgun sequence genome contains a region encoding:
- the LOC115439072 gene encoding N-alpha-acetyltransferase 38, NatC auxiliary subunit-like encodes MATMIEENGPSTHEPSSSSPSSQARQKLEGLLNKNMRIRMTDGRTLVGLFLCTDRDCNVILGSAQEFLKSTDTFSQGEPRVLGLAMIPGHHVVSIEVEADSLDDAQGFGSEH; translated from the exons ATGGCAACAATGATCGAAGAAAATGGACCTTCGACTCAC GAACCGTCCTCATCGTCTCCGTCGTCCCAGGCCAGACAGAAACTGGAAGGACTCCTCAATAAGAACATGAGGATCCGGATGACAGACGGTCGGACCCTGGTCGGGCTGTTCCTCTGCACCGACCGAGACTGTAACGTCATCCTGGGCTCGGCTCAGGAGTTCCTCAAATCTACAG ATACCTTCTCCCAGGGGGAACCTCGGGTCCTGGGTCTGGCCATGATCCCGGGTCACCATGTGGTCTCCATCGAGGTGGAGGCCGACAGTCTGGACGACGCGCAGGGATTCGGATCCGAACATTGA
- the LOC115439054 gene encoding dnaJ homolog subfamily C member 3-like has product MGSCRRAELSGLLCSVSLLCVLLDLQLDGVLGATHVEIEHHLEMGRKLLAAGQLAEALSHYHSAVEGDSKNYLTYYKRAAVFLAMGKSKSALPDLTRAIQLKPDFLAARLQRGNILMKQGNTQEAREDFEAVLQRSPDHEEAQEQLLKANELEELQEEAHAAYHQGDYSATISVLERVIEISPWDPESRELRADCYIRMGDPQKAIQDLTPTTRLRNDNRAAFLKLSMLHYSLGEHHESLNHIRECLKLDQDDKECFSHYKQVKKLSKQLDVAEELIQEDRYQEAIDKYESVMKTEPSVQFYTNLAKERICFCLVKVKLALEAIDVCSEAHQRDPRNANVLRDRAEAYILNQEYEKAVQDYQEAREFDGDSNDIREGLERAQKLLKISRKRDYYKILGVNRNANKQEIIKAYRKLAQQWHPDNFQSEAEKKEAEKKFIDIASAKEVLTDPEMRQKFDAGEDPLDPENQQGGGGGGHGGHGWPFHFNPFESGSFHFKFQYN; this is encoded by the exons ATGGGTTCGTGTCGGCGGGCGGAACTCAGCGGGCTGCTGTGTTCCGTGTCCCTGCTGTGTGTCCTCCTGGACCTCCAGCTGGACG GTGTCCTGGGGGCGACTCATGTGGAGATCGAGCACCACTTGGAGATGGGCCGTAAGCTGCTGGCGGCGGGTCAGCTGGCCGAGGCGCTGTCCCACTACCACTCTGCAGTGG AGGGAGACTCCAAGAACTACCTGACCTACTACAAGAGGGCAGCGGTGTTCCTGGCCATGGGCAAGTCCAAGTCGGCCCTCCCAGACCTGACCCGGGCCATCCAGCTCAAACCGGACTTCCTGGCC GCCCGGTTGCAAAGAGGGAATATCCTCATGAAACAGGGCAACACCCAGGAGGCCAGGGAGGACTTCGAAGCAGTG CTGCAGCGTTCGCCCGACCACGAGGAGGCGCAGGAGCAGCTGCTGAAGGCCAACGAGCTGGAGGAGCTGCAGGAGGAGGCCCACGCCGCCTACCACCAAGGAGACTACAGCGCCACCATCAGCGTGTTGGAGAGGGTCATAGAG ATTTCTCCGTGGGATCCCGAGTCGCGGGAGCTTCGAGCCGACTGTTACATCCGAATGGGAGATCCGCAGAAGGCCATCCAGGACCTGACGCCGACCACGAGGCTACGCAACGACAACCGCGCCGCCTTCCTCAAACTGAGCATGCTCCACTACAGCCTCGGAGAACACCACGAATCACTAAA CCACATCAGGGAGTGTCTGAAACTGGACCAGGACGATAAGGAGTGTTTCAGCCACTACAAACAGGTGAAGAAGCTGAGCAAACAGCTGGACGTGGCTGAGGAGCTGATCCAGGAGGACag GTATCAGGAGGCCATCGATAAATATGAGTCGGTGATGAAGACGGAGCCCAGTGTCCAGTTTTACACCAACTTGGCCAAAGAGAGGATCTGCTTCTGCCTCGTCAAG GTGAAACTGGCTCTGGAGGCCATAGACGTGTGTTCAGAAGCCCACCAGAGAGACCCCCGCAACGCCAACGTCCTCCGAGATCGAGCAGAGGCTTATATACTCAACCAAGAATACGAGAAAG CGGTTCAAGACTATCAAGAGGCGAGAGAGTTCGACGGCGACAGCAACGATATTCGGGAAGGACTGGAAAGAGCTCAGAAACTACTGAAAATCTCCCGTAAGAGGGATTACTATAAGATCCTCGGTGTCAACAG AAACGCCAATAAGCAGGAGATCATCAAAGCGTACAGGAAGTTGGCGCAGCAGTGGCATCCTGATAACTTCCAATCAGAAGCTGAGAAAAAGGAAGCAGAGAAGAAATTTATTGACATCGCATCAGCTAAAGAGGTTCTCACAGACCCAG aaatgagGCAGAAGTTTGACGCTGGCGAGGATCCTCTGGACCCGGAGAACCAGCAGGGGGGTGGCGGCGGCGGACACGGGGGGCACGGGTGGCCCTTCCACTTCAACCCCTTCGAGTCTGGAAGCTTCCACTTTAAGTTCCAGTACAACTAG
- the LOC115439063 gene encoding claudin-15-like, producing MDPIVEVVALVLGFLGWVMVGIALPNRYWRTSTVDGNVITTSTIYENLWMSCATDSTGVHNCREFPSLLALSGYIQASRALMICSIVLGTFGLVAALIGIQCSKAGGENYVLKGRIAGTAGVLFILQGICTMVSVSWYAFNITQDFFDPFFIGTKYEIGEGLYIGWCSAVLAIAGGVCLTCSCTSGTQEKYPLPYQTRGTVYSGAAPTRSVAASTYGRNAYV from the exons ATGGATCCAATCGTGGAAGTGGTAGCGCTGGTTCTGGGCTTCCTCGGGTGGGTGATGGTGGGCATCGCCCTCCCCAACCGCTACTGGAGGACCTCCACCGTGGACGGGAACGTCATCACCACCTCCACCATCTACGAGAACCTGTGGATGTCGTGCGCCACCGACTCCACCGGCGTCCACAACTGTAGGGAGTTCCCATCGCTGCTGGCGCTGAGCG GTTACATCCAGGCGTCTCGTGCCCTGATGATCTGCTCCATCGTCCTGGGAACCTTCGGCCTGGTGGCGGCACTCATCGGGATCCAGTGTTCCAAGGCGGGCGGAGAAAACTACGTCCTCAAAGGGCGGATCGCAGGCACCGCCGGCGTCCTGTTCATCCTCCAAG GTATTTGCACCATGGTGTCAGTGTCCTGGTACGCATTCAACATCACCCAGGACTTCTTCGACCCGTTCTTCATCGGAACCAA GTATGAAATCGGTGAAGGTCTGTACATCGGCTGGTGTTCGGCCGTTCTCGCCATCGCAGGAGGAGTCTGTCTGACCTGCTCCTGCACCTCAGGAACCCAAGAGAAGTA tccgtTGCCGTACCAGACCAGAGGAACCGTTTACTCCGGAGCGGCGCCGACCCGGAGCGTCGCCGCCAGCACCTACGGACGCAACGCTTACGTTTAa